A single window of Anaerocolumna chitinilytica DNA harbors:
- the nagE gene encoding N-acetylglucosamine-specific PTS transporter subunit IIBC, with product MMKFFQRLGKSLMLPVACLPVAGILLGIGYMIDHNGWGANNIIAAFLIKGGGAILDHLALLFAIGVSIGMSDDNDGTAALSGLVSWLLFTTLLSSAAVAMYTGADANAAFGSIENVLVGILAGLIGAYSYNKFKNTKLPEYLAFFSGKRCVAIISAGITIVASIALFFIWPFLYGALVAFGKAIVGTGAVGAGLYGFFNRLLIPTGLHHALNNVFWFNLANINDLANFWSGKGTYGTTGMYMAGFFPVMMFGLPGAALAMYHTAKTTKKKIAASLLGAAALCAFLTGVTEPLEFSFMFLAPGLYLVHAVLTGISCAIVALLPLRIGFNFSAGLFDYILSFNAPMAQNPWLLIPIGLAFFVIYYVLFRFIITKFNLKTPGREDDDTEAEMKVSLANNNFTEVAAIILEGLGGKKNITNIDNCITRLRVEIKDYTAVDEKKIKSAGIAGVIRPSKTSVQVIVGTQVQFVADEIKKMV from the coding sequence ATGATGAAGTTTTTTCAAAGACTTGGTAAGTCATTAATGCTTCCAGTAGCATGTTTACCGGTAGCTGGTATTCTGCTAGGAATCGGTTATATGATTGACCACAATGGTTGGGGTGCTAATAACATTATAGCAGCGTTTTTAATTAAGGGAGGCGGTGCAATCCTGGATCACCTTGCACTGTTATTTGCAATTGGTGTTTCAATTGGTATGTCCGATGATAATGATGGAACAGCAGCTCTTTCCGGTCTTGTTTCCTGGTTACTCTTTACAACACTTTTATCCAGTGCCGCAGTTGCTATGTATACCGGAGCCGATGCGAATGCTGCATTCGGAAGTATTGAAAATGTTTTAGTCGGTATACTTGCCGGTCTTATCGGTGCTTACAGTTATAACAAGTTTAAGAACACAAAACTGCCGGAATATCTTGCATTCTTTAGCGGCAAGAGATGTGTGGCAATTATAAGTGCAGGTATTACAATCGTAGCCAGTATCGCATTATTCTTTATTTGGCCATTCTTATATGGTGCTCTTGTTGCCTTTGGTAAAGCTATCGTTGGTACCGGAGCAGTAGGTGCAGGTTTATATGGTTTCTTTAACAGATTATTAATCCCTACAGGTCTACATCATGCATTAAACAATGTATTCTGGTTTAACCTTGCTAATATTAACGATTTAGCTAATTTCTGGAGCGGTAAGGGAACATACGGAACTACCGGTATGTATATGGCAGGATTCTTCCCTGTAATGATGTTTGGTTTACCAGGTGCTGCCCTTGCTATGTATCATACAGCAAAGACAACGAAGAAAAAGATAGCAGCTTCTTTACTTGGTGCAGCAGCTCTTTGTGCCTTCTTAACCGGTGTTACAGAACCCCTTGAATTCTCATTCATGTTCTTAGCTCCTGGCTTATACTTAGTTCATGCAGTTTTAACAGGTATTTCCTGTGCAATAGTAGCATTATTACCTTTAAGAATAGGATTTAACTTTAGTGCGGGTCTATTTGACTACATACTAAGCTTCAATGCACCTATGGCTCAGAATCCCTGGTTGTTAATTCCTATTGGTCTTGCCTTCTTCGTGATTTATTATGTATTATTCCGTTTCATCATCACAAAGTTTAACTTAAAAACACCTGGCAGGGAAGATGATGATACTGAAGCAGAAATGAAAGTTTCTTTAGCCAACAATAATTTTACAGAAGTAGCTGCTATTATTCTGGAAGGCCTTGGCGGAAAGAAGAATATTACGAATATCGATAATTGTATTACAAGACTTCGTGTAGAAATCAAAGATTATACAGCTGTTGATGAAAAGAAAATCAAATCCGCAGGAATTGCAGGAGTAATAAGACCCAGCAAGACCAGCGTACAGGTTATCGTTGGAACACAAGTACAATTCGTGGCTGACGAAATCAAAAAAATGGTTTAA